The Octopus bimaculoides isolate UCB-OBI-ISO-001 chromosome 13, ASM119413v2, whole genome shotgun sequence genome includes a window with the following:
- the LOC106876692 gene encoding dnaJ homolog subfamily C member 22: MAKVVIAYILWFFGGLFGIHHIYLNRDNQALVWWATLAGCGIGWFRDLWRIPFYVHRANNDHFYVEEMKDRKRIYSHPPITYERIITQIFISALFAYLFYSAWPSELLESYGSLKTLVVAVFTPLVAAYGVMLVANIGDQEGDLKLSLIGSFLGVPFYWNNPTQIIYSSLISTALLNYKGNKWSKTMHRRSRTSCPKRTLRITIFCCIYLMLWVSVICHNITVTNSNGEERKLSEVISTFLASPAWEETKESVWFLFEYGTQYGWYNLAEAVWKIFDSDGIHNAYKVLGLHHNASLQEIKSSYRKLVKEWHPDRHKDPKMKEIASKHFITIQSAYITLTKDKSSRSA, from the exons ATGGCCAAAGTTGTGATAGCCTACATTCTGTGGTTTTTTGGTGGACTGTTTGGCATTCATCATATTTATTTGAACAGAGATAACCAGGCTCTTGTGTGGTGGGCAACTCTGGCAGGCTGTGGAATTGGTTGGTTTAGGGACCTCTGGAGAATTCCATTTTATGTACACCGTGCCAATAATGACCATTTTTATGTGGAAGAAATGAAAGACCGGAAGCGGATTTATTCTCATCCACCAATCACTTATGAAAGAATTATAACCCAGATCTTCATCTCGGCACTCTTTGCCTATCTCTTTTATTCTGCTTGGCCCTCTGAACTCCTGGAATCTTATGGAAGTCTCAAGACTTTGGTAGTGGCTGTTTTCACACCACTTGTTGCTGCTTATG GCGTGATGCTGGTAGCCAACATTGGTGACCAAGAGGGCGACTTGAAACTCTCACTCATCGGTTCCTTCCTCGGAGTTCCTTTCTATTGGAACAATCCAACCCAAATCATATATTCTTCGCTGATTTCTACGGCTCTTCTCAACTACAAGGGCAACAAATGGTCTAAAACAATGCATCGTCGTTCTCGGACCAGTTGCCCGAAACGAACTTTACGAATAACAATATTCTGCTGTATCTACCTTATGTTGTGGGTCTCGGTTATTTGTCACAACATTACGGTCACAAACAGCAACGGAGAAGAACGGAAATTGTCCGAAGTAATCTCTACGTTTCTTGCGTCACCAGCATGGGAAGAAACGAAAGAATCGGTTTGGTTTCTCTTTGAGTATGGTACACAGTACGGTTGGTACAATCTTGCTGAAGCTGTATGGAAGATATTTGACTCCGACGGTATCCACAATGCTTACAAG GTACTTGGTTTACATCATAACGCATCTTTGCAAGAAATCAAAAGCAGTTACCGAAAACTGGTCAAAGAATGGCATCCCGACAGACACAAAGACCCCAAGATGAAGGAAATTGCCAGTAAACATTTCATTACCATTCAAAGCGCCTATATCACACTCACAAAGGATAAATCTAGCAGAAGTGCCTAA